The following coding sequences are from one Canis lupus dingo isolate Sandy chromosome 21, ASM325472v2, whole genome shotgun sequence window:
- the LOC112667827 gene encoding olfactory receptor 52Z1P-like: protein MGEDGNTSTFNISYTNFFLVGFPGFREWRPLLVLPLTFLYVTVISANALVIHTVVAQRSLHQPMYMLIALLLAVNICAATAVMPKMLEGFVHYANPISLHSCLAQMFFIYFTLLLDYNLLLAMALDRYVAICHPLRYTDLMTSHLLGVLAILALTQSLGVAVPLVVLTSQARFCRTMVIPHFTCEYIALLSIACGDLTFNNRLGLAMRLVTVTFDLALLGTSYTRIIYAAFRISSGGARAKALHTCGSHLLVILTIYLSGLSTSIVFRVAKTVSQDVQNLLSAIYLLLPGTLNPVIYGVRTREIRQHVEKMLFSKISAQEVGEKPERMQNMRGNCQGERTLST from the coding sequence ATGGGTGAAGATGGAAATACCAGCACCTTCAACATCTCCTACACCAACTTCTTCCTGGTGGGCTTCCCTGGATTCCGAGAGTGGCGACCTCTCCTGGTCCTGCCCCTTACCTTCCTATATGTGACCGTCATCTCAGCCAATGCCCTGGTCATCCACACAGTGGTGGCCCAGCGGAGCCTGCATCAGCCCATGTACATGCTCATCGCCCTGCTCCTGGCTGTCAACATTTGTGCTGCCACTGCCGTGATGCCCAAAATGCTGGAGGGCTTTGTGCATTATGCTAACCCCATATCACTGCACAGCTGCCTAGCCCAGATGTTCTTTATCTACTTCACTCTTCTTCTGGACTACAATCTCCTGCTGGCCATGGCCCTAGACCGCTATGTCGCCATCTGTCACCCACTCCGCTATACTGACCTAATGACCTCTCACCTGCTTGGTGTGCTGGCCATTCTTGCCCTGACACAGAGCCTGGGAGTGGCAGTGCCTTTGGTAGTGCTAACATCACAAGCTCGATTCTGCCGGACAATGGTGATTCCACACTTCACCTGTGAGTACATTGCACTGCTGAGCATAGCTTGTGGAGACTTGACTTTCAACAATAGGTTGGGACTGGCCATGCGGTTGGTCACTGTGACCTTTGATCTCGCCCTGCTAGGGACCTCCTACACCCGCATCATTTATGCTGCCTTTCGGATCTCTTCTGGGGGAGCCCGAGCTAAGGCCTTGCACACATGTGGCTCCCACTTACTAGTCATCCTCACTATCTACCTCTCTGGTCTCTCCACTTCCATTGTTTTCCGGGTAGCCAAGACTGTGTCTCAGGATGTCCAGAACCTGCTCAGTGCCATCTACTTGCTGCTCCCAGGCACCTTGAATCCTGTCATTTATGGGGTGAGGACCAGGGAGATCCGGCAACATGTGGAAAAGATGCTCTTTAGCAAGATATCAGCCCAGGAAGTTGGGGAGAAGCCAGAGAGAATGCAAAATATGAGGGGAAATTGCCAGGGTGAGAGGACTTTATCAACTTGA